ATGTGTCGAGGGCTGGGACTTTCTAATATTTTGCACACTCTGATCTCTTTACAAAACAGAAAGAGGCACCTGTCAGTCAGGGCTGAGCACAGCTCACAATTTATAATTGAGACTACAGAACAGAAAGCACAATCCGTATGGAGGAGTTTTCAGAGGAAAATTCAAAGCTGCCAATAGCTTAGCACATCTGTAGCAACTAAAATCAATATCTGAGTAACTCGAATGGAGTATGTGACGTATCCCCACTGGTTCTCCTGTTTCCCTGGGGTACGTGTATAAAGCCCAATGCAGGAGATGAGGAGCTGCCATAGGTATTTGTACACAGGCAGACTGGCCAACCACAAAACCTGCTTGTagattaaaaaaagatatttagtatttttttcattaaaggttaGTTTTCAGTTTATTAGCCAACAATTGATTCCGTTCATCTGTTCAAATGTGAATCAGACGAAAACGCTTTCATTTGGAACAAATAGAAGGACGTGGCCTGTGAGTAAGGACTTCCCACGTATTGCATGAAGGGTTAACCAACTGCAGTCATAACGAATAGAAATCATGTTAAAGCCACACATTTCATTTGAGAGGGGCTGGAGGATATTGGTATGCAGATTACCGATTAGTCCGACCAATCAAAACACATTTCATTGACGAGTCCCTCCTTCCACAATGGCTGCAGGGAGCCCAGTGTAGACATTTGCTGTAAGGGATCAGGTCGAAGGGtaggattaaaaaaagaaaaagcagagcaGCTGTGTCCTCTCTACCTGAGGAACAGTCTCATCTTGGACTGTTCTGGATGTAAAAGCTGAAAGGAAGGCAACACAATCCATTCCATATCCAGAGGTAAAGTCCAATAGCAAGTGCCACTCAGCTGTATCAGCGGTACTCAATCAGCAAAGCAACTCTCAGACTGATGTCAAACAGAGATGAAACTTTCAGGTGATGTTGAACAGACAGGAAACTTTCATCGGATGCGAAACAGATAGGAAACGCTCAGTTAATGCCGTACAGACAGGAAACTCTCAGCTGTACGTCGAACAGACAGGAAACTCTCAGCTGTACGTCGAACAGACAGGAAACTCTCAGCTGAACGTCGAAAAGACAGGAAACTCTCAGATGAACGTCGAACAGACAGGAAACTCTCAGATGAACAGACGGGAAACTCTCAGCGGACGTCGAACAGACAGGAAACTCTCAGCGGACGTCGAACAGACAGGAAACTCTCAGCAGACGTCAAACAGACAGGAAACTCTCAGCAGACGTCAGACAGGAAACTCTCAGCTGTACTTGAACAGAAAGGAAATGCTCAGTTGATGCTGAACAGACAGGAAACTCTCAGTTGACGTCGGACAGGAAACTCTCAGCTGACGTCGAACAGACAGGAAACTCTCAGCTGACGTCGAACAGACAGGAAACTCTCAGTTGACGTCGAACAGACAGGAAACTCTCAGTTGACGTCGAACAGACAGGAAACTCTCAGTAGACGTCGAACAGACAGGAAACTCTCAGTTGACGTCGAACAGACAGGAAACTCTCAGTTGACGTCGGACAGGAAACTCTCAGTTGACGTCGAACAGACAGGAAACGCTCAGTTGACGTCGAACAGACAGGAAACTCTCAGTTGACGTCGGACAGGAAACTCTCAGTTGACGTCGAACAGACAGGAAACTCTCAGCCGACGTCAAACAGACAGGAAACTCTCAGCCGAATGGAAGAGAAAACTCTCAGCCAGTGCAGAACAGGAAAGCAACTCTCAGTCGGATGTCGAACAGACAAATTCCCAACTGGCCGAGAATAAAATCTGGAATGAACCAGTAGAAATAAATTAGGGGTCCAATGTACAGTGTTTTGTGTTATTGAAGGTTCTGCTCAAGAACGGCACATGTGTGTGTTCCAGAGTTCTGCTATTGTACTTGGTTGAGTGTGCGAGCAATGCCAGATTGCTCTGCGCAGCCTGAGTAGGCCCCAGCGCCGGCACGTTAAGACGAAAGGAGGCAAATAAACGAGAAGGAATAATGTCCTTTATTTCGTCCGGAGAGGCAGAGGAATGTGAGCCGGCTTCTGGGAGAGAGGAGCACTTGGACTGTGTCTCTGTTATACAATGTCTGTTCGTGGCTGCACGGCAGCTGAGCTGGGGCATCAGTCTTCAGCGGGCACCTGAAGAGCAGAATATACCATAACCTGGTTACTTTCTTGCCGTCTGCCTGCAGAAACAAAACAGTTTCCCATTTAAACTAATACCCAGGGGGCAGCAGGAGGGGCAGACTGGTCCAATAAGAATCGCAGGAGGGGTAAAAACAAACCCCTTTGCTGCCAGCGGCTACATATATAAAAAATCGGAGCAGAACTTTGCTGCCAAAActtaacaaccccccccccccctctatctCTGCAAAAGAACTTCTGTTGTCAAGAAAATCCACTAACATTATGAATGCACAATGCTGGTCTGGAACGACAGTCTAGAACGTTGGTCTATAGTGTTGGACTAGAACATTTGTTTAGAACGCTGGGCTAGAACGCTCTAGGATGCAGGACAATACTCAGTCATACTTACAAGCAAGGCATTTTCGGATGTTGCGATAGttgccccctgcagccacaaaaGCCCACAATGCCATACCGAGGGTGATTATGTAAATTGGAATCAGACTGGCTTCATACATTGGGTTTAGAAAAGTCTGCAGgcgagaggaaaaaaaaaagcagaataaagGGGAATGCTTCCCACCTTGTATGATCAAATGTGAACACTAAGGGACTTTTTGGGACCCACTTTAAAGCAAGAATGTTGTTCTCAGACTGGCTGAGGTGCTGCTGCTTCTAACACATAAGAAAGAGGAATTTAAAGGTTTAAACCATTAATCATTAAATTTTTTCATACAATTGTAAGTTATGCAAGGGACTGCCTATGTTTTTACTACCatatttttatggaatttatctgtatagactatgagtaaacttagggggctgttcctgctgaattgtgcttagtacaggggaatacctatgctgccatagttttatgggatctctctgtacagactatgagcaaacttaggagactgttcctgctgaattgtgcttagtacaggggaatacctattctgccatagttttatgggatctctctgtacagactatgagcaaacttagggggctgttcctgctgaattgtgcttagtacagggaatacctatgctgccatagttttatgggatctctctgtacagactatgagcaaatttaggggctgttcctgctgaattgtgcttagtataggggaatacctatgctgtcatagttttatgggatctctctgtacaaactatgagcaaactcaggggactgttcctgcagaactgtgcttagtataggggaatacttatgctggtATTGTTttactatatttctatatacaggCTAATAACCTTTGGGGAACTCCCTCCAGAACTATGCTTAGCACAGTGAAATGGTTTTATGGCAGCTCTCTGCTCATGTATTAGCAAAAGAGGCAAaggttttcttaaaggaaaactttaccctcaAAACGAACacttatagtttatatcatattaagtggcatattaaagaatcttaccaaactggaatatatatttaagtaaatattgcccttttacatctcttgccttgaacccccattttgtgatggtctgtgtgctgcctcagagatcacctgaccagaaatactgcagctctaactgtaacaggaagaagtgtggaagcaaaagacacaactctgtctgttaattggctcatatgacctaacatgtatggtttgtttgtgtgcacagtgaatcgtacgatcccaggggacggcccttattttttaaaatggcagttttctatttatgattacccaatggcacatactactagaaaagtatattattatgaaaatggtttatttacacgaagcagtaTTTTACATACGAgttgtttcatgcaatatatttttatagagacctacattgtttgggagggggtatagttttcctttaataagttgAAGTTTATAATAGAGGGTTACTAACCAGACCGGAAGTGACCAGGTGACTGAGGACCACTCCTACGATGTGCAGAGGCTTCCGCTTCTCACAGGCTGCGAAGAACACAATGCCCCAGAAGGTGTGCAGGAACACGATGGCCATGGTAAGGAATGCTGGAAGGGAGCCAAATGTTACTTACAAATTCCTGCTTGGCCTGATACACTTAGTAGTAGTGGCTGTTGCAACATATATTTCTGGTCTGAGTGTACAGGActgctgcacacacacacacacatacacagcagCCTTATCCAAATAAAAGAAGCCCCATCCCCTGCTCCTCTTTCCCAATCTTCCCTCTAGTGCATTGTTTGTTGTTCTTCCAGCATAGTGCACCCAGCAGGCTCAGAATAGTCAAAGTAACTCACCTGAAGTAAGAAAGTAATACTGCGAGTCGCCATGTACTCCCACAATGCCGGGCCCAATAGCATCCGCCAGTATATTAATGACAGAGAACACCCCGCTGATTATCCCGAAGGAGAAGCCAGAAACTGCGGCAAAGACACAAGAGGCCATTTTTAAgttattaatacatataattgctattgttccctccccccccctcttgGTCAGAGGGGCcatggataaggcagttgtggttccggaagaaacaggaagtgctgttgctcgaacccggaagtgacatcatctgaagtGGGCAGAGCAGAAACTGTTTCCAAAAATGTGTAAAGCAATAAAACTTGCTACAGGTATGCAACCTGCATCCATAACCGCACCtgaaactccaaccagaaaagtGTAACCTGCAGGTACATgtcccactgcaggactctattgtGTGCATTGCCATATTGCTGACAGTTAAAGTGGAAGTGTTATTGCATTTATGCTCATATTTACATGTTGCACTGGGAGTGGACATACTGCTAGCTTCAGCATCATGACATCAtcctatgacatcacttcctgacaaGCTGCAGCATAATTGTGCAGACGTGGAAGGCATGCTCACCATAGGCCATCTGCTGGATGGATATTGGAGATCTTCCGTCCTCACTGATCGTAGCAAGACCCTCATCTGCTTTCCTGTGTAGGAGGTTAAAACACGAGTATTAGTGGTATTTCCCAGGGACTTGTAGTACATTGCACTCACCACTGGACCAGAACAGGAGTGAtccattttatttctttgttattAAGCAAAGTAAAGGAGGATGAATCAAATTTGCACCTTTGCACATAGCTGGCATCTCAATACATTCAATTAATTAGGTGAATTACAATTAAGCATTTAGGGATTACATAAGCAGAAGCCTTCCAACCAATCAGAATGCATTCAGGTACGACATTAGCAGGGGGCTCCCAACCAGAATGCATTTAGAGATGACATAAGCAAGTACTtcccaaccaatcagaatgcaTTTAAAGATGACATAAGCAAGTACCTCCCAACCAATCAATATGCATCTAGGGATTGCATTAGCAGAAGCCTCCCTACCAATCAGAATGCATTCAGGTATGACGTTAGCAGGTACCCcccaaccaatcagaatgctCAGTTTCTTACTTGAGTAACCGATAGTAGGCATATCTGAAAGTCTCCTGTAGCAGAACAGAAATGGCCGCGCCAAATATCAAGAGCCCGTACTGCAGGTTGGCGTCATTCTTGTTGCTGATCTGGACGGAGATGAACCAAATCAAGGAGGACAGTAAAACAGACACCAGCCAGAAGAAAGAGCTGTATGAGAAAAAACAATGGTTGACAGAGAGGAAACAGGATTAGCATGAActtgagt
The sequence above is a segment of the Xenopus laevis strain J_2021 chromosome 8L, Xenopus_laevis_v10.1, whole genome shotgun sequence genome. Coding sequences within it:
- the aph1a.L gene encoding gamma-secretase subunit APH-1A isoform X1; amino-acid sequence: MALAVFFGCTFVAFGPALSLFILTIAVDPLKVIILVAGSFFWLVSVLLSSLIWFISVQISNKNDANLQYGLLIFGAAISVLLQETFRYAYYRLLKKADEGLATISEDGRSPISIQQMAYVSGFSFGIISGVFSVINILADAIGPGIVGVHGDSQYYFLTSAFLTMAIVFLHTFWGIVFFAACEKRKPLHIVGVVLSHLVTSGLTFLNPMYEASLIPIYIITLGMALWAFVAAGGNYRNIRKCLACRRQESNQVMVYSALQVPAED
- the aph1a.L gene encoding gamma-secretase subunit APH-1A isoform X2; the encoded protein is MALAVFFGCTFVAFGPALSLFILTIAVDPLKVIILVAGSFFWLVSVLLSSLIWFISVQISNKNDANLQYGLLIFGAAISVLLQETFRYAYYRLLKKADEGLATISEDGRSPISIQQMAYVSGFSFGIISGVFSVINILADAIGPGIVGVHGDSQYYFLTSAFLTMAIVFLHTFWGIVFFAACEKRKPLHIVGVVLSHLVTSGLTFLNPMYEASLIPIYIITLGMALWAFVAAGGNYRNIRKCLACAR